One window of Corynebacterium doosanense CAU 212 = DSM 45436 genomic DNA carries:
- a CDS encoding DMT family transporter produces MHSNLIAVIFALASALTIAWGTVVRHRIAGEARVDGTLSGSPLINAISRPLWWAGTSTALIGYGLQVVALGFGTLLVVQPVLVLSLMFTLPLAARVDGRKLRSFDIIWSLVLTAAVTTLVLVGRPAAGDPHPPLDRWIWALLAGALILGTIAFLANYLQGPPRALALGVVTGAIFGYVAVLSKAFVDIAVHQGILILATSWETYALIAGATLGTAVQQYSFNAGELRHSLPAMTVSEPIAAFTLGYLVLREQFEVHDVLGWAAMGLALLGMCVSTFMLTSRRI; encoded by the coding sequence GTGCACAGCAACCTCATCGCGGTCATCTTCGCGCTGGCTTCCGCCCTGACCATCGCGTGGGGCACCGTCGTCCGCCACCGCATCGCGGGTGAAGCGCGTGTCGACGGCACCCTCTCCGGATCCCCGCTCATCAACGCGATCTCCCGCCCGCTGTGGTGGGCCGGGACCTCCACCGCGCTCATCGGCTACGGCCTGCAGGTGGTGGCGCTGGGTTTCGGCACCCTGCTGGTGGTGCAGCCGGTGCTGGTGCTGTCGCTGATGTTCACCCTGCCCCTGGCCGCGCGTGTCGACGGCCGGAAACTGCGCTCCTTCGACATCATCTGGTCGCTCGTCCTCACCGCCGCGGTGACCACCCTCGTCCTCGTGGGTCGGCCCGCGGCCGGCGATCCCCATCCGCCGCTGGACCGGTGGATCTGGGCGCTGCTCGCCGGGGCTCTGATCCTCGGGACGATCGCCTTCCTGGCCAACTACCTCCAGGGTCCGCCGCGCGCCCTGGCCCTGGGCGTGGTCACCGGCGCGATCTTCGGCTACGTCGCGGTGCTGTCCAAGGCATTTGTCGACATCGCCGTCCACCAGGGCATTCTCATCCTGGCCACCAGCTGGGAGACCTACGCCCTCATCGCCGGCGCGACCCTTGGCACCGCGGTGCAGCAGTACTCCTTTAACGCCGGCGAGCTGCGGCATAGCCTGCCCGCGATGACGGTCTCCGAGCCCATCGCGGCCTTCACCCTGGGTTATCTCGTGCTCAGGGAGCAGTTCGAGGTGCATGACGTGCTGGGCTGGGCCGCGATGGGGCTCGCACTCCTGGGCATGTGCGTATCGACGTTCATGCTCACCAGTCGCCGGATCTGA
- a CDS encoding aspartate kinase, whose amino-acid sequence MALIVQKFGGSSLESAERIRAVAERIVATKRAGNDVVVVCSAMGDTTDELLDLAHQVNPVPPARELDMLLTAGERISNSLVAMAIHSLGAEAQSFTGSQAGVITTERWGNARIVDVTPGRVRNALDEGKICIVAGFQGVNRETGSITTLGRGGSDTTAVALAAALDADVCEICSDVDGVYTADPRIVPDAQKLEKLSFEEMLELAASGSKILVLRSVEYARAFNVPLRVRSSYSNDPGTLIAGSMEEIPVEEAVLAGVATDKSEAKVAVIGVHDTPGEAAKLFRVLADAEINIDMVLQNISSVTDNTTDITFTCPREDASRAVELLTKLKEEAGWESVRFDDQIGKVSLVGAGMKSHPGVTAEFSEALRDENINIEMFTTSEIRITAVIREADVDVATRALHARFQLGGDEAATVYAGTGR is encoded by the coding sequence GTGGCACTGATCGTCCAGAAGTTCGGCGGATCGTCGCTAGAGAGCGCCGAGCGCATCCGGGCCGTGGCAGAACGTATCGTCGCCACCAAGCGGGCCGGCAACGACGTTGTCGTCGTGTGTTCCGCCATGGGCGACACCACCGATGAGCTTCTCGACCTCGCCCACCAGGTCAACCCCGTGCCGCCGGCCCGCGAGCTGGACATGCTGCTCACCGCCGGCGAGCGCATCTCCAACTCGCTGGTGGCCATGGCGATCCACTCGCTCGGCGCCGAGGCGCAGTCCTTCACCGGCTCCCAGGCCGGAGTGATCACCACCGAGCGCTGGGGCAACGCCCGCATCGTCGACGTCACCCCGGGCCGGGTCCGCAACGCGCTCGACGAGGGCAAGATCTGCATTGTCGCCGGCTTCCAGGGAGTCAACCGCGAGACCGGCTCCATCACCACCCTCGGCCGCGGCGGGTCCGACACCACCGCGGTCGCGCTGGCCGCGGCGCTCGACGCCGACGTCTGCGAGATCTGCTCGGATGTCGACGGCGTCTACACCGCCGATCCCCGCATCGTGCCCGACGCGCAGAAGCTGGAGAAACTCTCCTTCGAGGAGATGCTCGAGCTGGCGGCGTCGGGAAGCAAGATTCTGGTCCTGCGCAGCGTGGAGTACGCCCGCGCATTCAACGTCCCGCTACGAGTCCGTTCGTCTTACAGCAACGATCCCGGCACCCTCATCGCCGGTTCAATGGAGGAGATCCCCGTGGAAGAAGCAGTCCTGGCCGGAGTGGCCACCGACAAGTCCGAGGCCAAGGTCGCCGTCATCGGCGTGCACGACACCCCGGGGGAGGCCGCCAAGCTCTTCCGTGTGCTGGCCGACGCCGAGATCAACATCGACATGGTGCTGCAGAACATCTCCTCGGTCACGGACAACACCACCGACATCACCTTCACCTGCCCGCGCGAGGACGCCTCCCGCGCAGTCGAGCTGCTGACCAAGCTCAAGGAGGAGGCCGGCTGGGAGAGTGTGCGTTTCGACGACCAGATCGGCAAGGTCTCCCTCGTCGGCGCCGGCATGAAGTCCCACCCGGGCGTCACCGCCGAGTTTTCCGAGGCGCTGCGCGACGAGAACATCAACATCGAGATGTTCACCACCTCCGAAATCCGCATCACCGCCGTCATCCGCGAGGCGGACGTCGACGTGGCCACCCGCGCCCTGCACGCCCGATTCCAGCTCGGCGGCGACGAAGCCGCCACGGTGTACGCCGGAACCGGCCGCTAA